One Marasmius oreades isolate 03SP1 chromosome 2, whole genome shotgun sequence DNA segment encodes these proteins:
- the ARD1 gene encoding N-terminal acetyltransferase A complex catalytic subunit ard1, protein MNIRRARVEDLMGMQACNLQNLPENYTMRYYLYHILTWPSLSYVAEDQGRIVGYILAKMEEEPAEGEHAHGHVTSISVLRSYRRLGLAKKLMIQSQEVMTTVYRAAYVSLHVRKSNRAALSLYRDTLGFTVKDIEKGYYADGEDAYAMQLSLKL, encoded by the exons ATGAACATTCGGCGGGCGAGA GTAGAAGACCTCATGGGGATGCAAGCCTGTAATCTCCAGAATCTGCCCGAGAATTATACCATGCGATATT ATTTGTACCACATCTTGACATGGCCTTCTTTGTCATACGTTGCTGAAGACCAAGGAAGGATTGTTGGGTATATTCTTGCCAAAAT GGAAGAGGAACCTGCTGAAGGGGAACATGCGCATGGTCATGTCACATCCATATCTGTTCTAAGATCGTATAGACGGCTTGGCCTTGCTAAAAAATTGATGATACAGTCTC AGGAAGTTATGACAACGGTATATCGTGCTGCCTACGTATCCCTACACGTCCGAAAATCCAACCGAGCTGCCCTCAGTTTATACAGAGACACGTTGGGTTTTACGGTCAAAGACATAGAGAAAGGGTACT ATGCCGATGGGGAAGACGCGTATGCAATGCAACTGTCACTAAAACTTTGA